The following are encoded in a window of Trichomycterus rosablanca isolate fTriRos1 chromosome 13, fTriRos1.hap1, whole genome shotgun sequence genomic DNA:
- the tmem229b gene encoding transmembrane protein 229b, which yields MSITLKCSLSISLLVKPPEFKTQIKPDNMTTALTPEPLTALSRWYLYAIHGYFCEVMFTAAWEFVVNYNWKFPGVTSVWALFIYGTCILIVERMYLCLRDHCNVLLRCLIYTLWTYMWEFGTGLLLSQFGACPWDYSQFKYNFMGLITAEYAVPWFCASFIVERLVIRNTLRLRFDELAEPSQAGENSNEERGEGRRGRGSRGLATSANGYVKVD from the coding sequence aTGTCTATAACCCTAAAATGTTCTCTTTCTATTTCTCTTCTAGTTAAACCCCCAGAGTTTAAAACACAAATCAAGCCTGACAACATGACAACAGCTTTGACCCCAGAGCCACTGACCGCTCTATCGCGGTGGTACCTTTATGCCATCCATGGCTACTTTTGCGAAGTCATGTTCACAGCGGCATGGGAATTCGTAGTGAACTATAACTGGAAGTTTCCTGGAGTGACCAGTGTGTGGGCACTCTTCATCTATGGGACATGCATACTGATCGTTGAACGTATGTACCTGTGTCTACGCGATCACTGCAACGTGTTGCTGCGCTGTCTCATATACACGCTATGGACGTACATGTGGGAGTTTGGTACAGGCTTGCtgctgagccagtttggtgccTGCCCCTGGGACTACTCACAATTCAAGTACAACTTCATGGGCCTGATTACTGCTGAATATGCTGTGCCCTGGTTCTGTGCATCCTTCATCGTGGAGCGTCTGGTCATCCGGAACACCTTGCGGCTGCGCTTCGACGAGCTGGCAGAACCCAGCCAGGCTGGAGAAAATAGTAATGAAGAAAGAGGAGAAGGAAGGCGAGGGAGAGGAAGCAGAGGCTTGGCTACCAGTGCCAATGGTTATGTGAAGGTGGACTGA